The following are from one region of the Hymenobacter sp. YIM 151858-1 genome:
- a CDS encoding proline dehydrogenase family protein gives MPEPQTHPSVSFDNTAVAFASKSDGDLKQMYALFAAMNNKGLVDLGGGMMKRALSWGLPGSKTIIKHTIFKQFCGGETIAECKPVIAELGKFNIGTILDYSVEGEGNEHSFDHTRDELLKTIDLAAGHPHIPFSVFKVTGVADSALLEKVQAKQPLAAAEQQAYDRALQRIDALCRRAHERNVRIFIDAEESWFQDTIDDIARDMMRRYNHERAIVWNTYQLYRHDRLDALKADHDHAVQEGYYLGAKLVRGAYMEKEGRVAQQRGYRNPINPSKQATDELYDEALRFSVEHIERLAICAGTHNEASSRLLTELLAEAGLAPNDERVWFAQLYGMSDNLSYNLAHAGYNTAKYVPYGPVEAVMPYLLRRADENTAIAGQSSREFLLIKREMERRRNKVR, from the coding sequence ATGCCCGAGCCCCAAACCCACCCGAGCGTTTCCTTCGACAATACCGCCGTGGCCTTCGCCAGTAAGTCGGACGGCGACCTGAAACAGATGTACGCCCTGTTTGCTGCCATGAACAACAAGGGCCTTGTTGACCTAGGCGGCGGCATGATGAAGCGCGCCCTGAGCTGGGGCCTGCCTGGCAGCAAAACCATCATCAAGCACACCATCTTCAAGCAGTTTTGCGGCGGCGAAACCATTGCGGAGTGCAAGCCCGTGATTGCCGAGCTGGGCAAGTTCAACATCGGCACCATCCTCGATTACTCGGTGGAGGGCGAAGGCAACGAGCACAGCTTCGACCACACCCGCGACGAGCTGCTGAAAACCATCGACCTGGCCGCCGGCCACCCCCACATTCCGTTTTCGGTGTTTAAGGTGACGGGCGTAGCCGATAGCGCCCTGCTCGAAAAAGTGCAGGCCAAGCAGCCGCTTGCCGCCGCCGAGCAGCAAGCCTACGACCGCGCCCTGCAGCGCATCGACGCGCTGTGCCGCCGCGCCCACGAGCGCAACGTGCGCATTTTCATCGACGCCGAGGAGAGCTGGTTTCAGGATACCATCGACGACATTGCCCGCGACATGATGCGCCGCTACAACCACGAGCGCGCCATCGTGTGGAACACTTACCAGCTTTACCGCCACGACCGCCTCGACGCCCTCAAAGCCGACCACGACCACGCCGTGCAGGAGGGTTACTACCTAGGAGCCAAGCTGGTGCGCGGGGCCTACATGGAGAAAGAAGGCCGCGTGGCGCAGCAGCGCGGCTACCGCAACCCCATCAACCCCAGTAAGCAAGCCACCGACGAGCTGTACGACGAGGCCCTGCGCTTTTCCGTCGAGCACATCGAGCGCCTGGCCATTTGCGCCGGCACCCACAACGAGGCCTCCTCACGCCTGCTCACCGAGTTGCTGGCCGAGGCCGGCCTCGCCCCCAACGACGAGCGCGTGTGGTTTGCCCAGCTCTACGGCATGAGCGACAACCTGAGCTACAACCTGGCCCACGCCGGTTACAACACGGCCAAGTACGTGCCCTACGGCCCCGTAGAAGCCGTAATGCCTTACCTGCTGCGCCGCGCCGATGAAAACACCGCCATAGCGGGCCAAAGCAGCCGCGAGTTTCTGCTGATTAAGCGCGAAATGGAACGCCGCCGAAACAAAGTACGCTAA